The Metabacillus endolithicus nucleotide sequence TTTATCTATTTCGAATCAAGGTGAAGCTAAAAATACGAAAGTAAATCTGGAAAGTGTAAAGGAACTTGAAAGTAAATTGAAAATTCTAGATACAAGTGTAATCTTAGATGGTCGAATTGAAGAAATATGCAAAACGGGTTTTTTAGAGGGGACATTATTAATCCCACAATTTGTTTTAGAAGAAGTACAACATATAGCAGATTCTTCTGATGTTATAAAAAGAAATCGTGGAAGAAGAAGTCTTGACACTTTGAATAAGATCCAAAAAGAGCCGGATATAAAAGTTGAAATTTATGAAGGTGACTTCAATGGGATACAGGCAGTAGATAAGTTTGTGGAGATTGCAAAGTTACTAAATGGTATTGTCGTTACAAATGACACAAATTTGAACAAAATATGTAATTTACATGATGTTAAGGTTTTAAGCATCAATGACCTAGCTGAAACTTTAAAACCAGTTGTCTTACCAGGAGAGAAAATCAATGTCCAAGTAATCAAAGACGGAAAAGATGAGAAACAAGCAATTGCCTATTTAGACGATGGTACAATGATTGTGGTAGAACAAGGAAGGGATTATTTAGGTGAATATATTGATGTCTTGGTAACTAGGATTTTACAAACCTCAGCAGGAAGAATGATTTTTGCTAAACCAATAATTTAAGGGTTTAACTTTTAAACTTTTGAGTTATTCATACTTGTAATGAATTGAACGCACCCTATAAAATGGCGAGGGATTAATAATCCTTCGCCATTTTGAAGTATCGGGTTTGAAAATCTCTACTAAGAGAAAGTTTTCTTATAGATTCCATCATGATAATAGCACCTACGGTTTATTCCTTCTTTTTCCTTATATCTTGTTTTCGCATAATCCGAGCAAACCCTATTTTCTTTGATTTTCCATAATTAAAAAAAGTAAATGCTCCACCTATCGCAACCACTAAAGCAATAATATACAGTAATTCATCCATTTTAATCTTACACCCCTATTCTTAAGAAATAAAGTAAGGAATTATTAAAAACAATCCTGCAGCTAATCCTGCTGCTAATATATTGTAGGGAGTCATTGCCCTAACGTATTTCATATGCTCCGCCTGTGCGTCGCCCGCAGACATTGCAGTCATACCGGATACGGGAGAAGTGACATCTCCAAAAGTCCCTCCTGAAAAACAGCAAGCCACAGCAAGAGGAACACTACCTCCAGTTGTTACAGCCAAAGGGATGACAATTGGCATCATTAACGCCCATGCACCCCAGGACGACCCAATAAAATAAGTAACAGCTCCTGAAACGATAAAAATAAGAACAGCAACCCATACTGGTGTTAGTGTCCTCCCTAAAGTTGTTCGAATAAGGTTGGTTAAACCGAGATCCTGTGAAACATCGGAAATGGGCCAAGCAACCGCTAATATTACAATGGTAACCATAAGTTTGTTTCCGCCTTTAATAAATTGATTGGTCATTTCCTTCAGTTTAAGTCCCTGAAATAGGTATATGATGGCAGTTATCATTACTGTAATAAATAGTGCTAAGAACATCGAACGTGATGGATCCGCTGCTGAAAAAACCTCAATAATATTTTGATCTTTTGGTTTTTTTTTGGCCACTCCACCACATGAGGAAAAAGCTTAAAGGAATTAACACCTGGATAGGGACTAAAAGATTAAATAATCTTGGTTTCAAAGCAGGCTTGCCTAAGCCCATATCCATTTCTCATTGTTCCTACAATAAAAATTAATGAAGATTTTTTTATTGGATTTTCGCAAAACCGAAATACTATTGAAACATTACTTATATCATAGGGGTGTTTATTATATTAAATATACCAAAATATTCAGTATTTGTTTTTTGAGGGTACATACTTCAAAAGTGAAAGCTTTTTTGCTTTATCAACTTTCAAGGTAAGAGTTTGTAAAAGGAGAGGATTTCTGAAAATCTCTAAAATCCCTTAATTCCACAATATATTTTGATATTTAGGTTTAAGAGTATATACCATATTAAGTAATTCATAAAATTTTTTTAGTTTTTTAACTTCTTCACAATTTCCTCAAATTCCTTGTTTATAATGAAAACTAACATGAAACAAGGAGGTTTTGAAAATGGGTTGGGAAACTTTATTATTACTAGCATGTCCTCTTATGATGTTATTCTGTATGAAAGGTATGTTTTCAGGAAATAAAGAAAAAGAAACCAAGGGAAATCCAACACAACAATCTGATTTTCAATCATTACAAATTAAGATGGCCGATTTAATCGAGCAAAATCACAAACTAACACAAGAAGTAGAAAATTTAAAGACTCAAACAAGTGAGGATTCAAACATAGTTAAATTAAAAAAAGCTTAAATAGACACTTTTGTAAGCGAGGGAGGAAATTCTTTCGCTTTTTTTGTATCTTTGAATATTAATAACATTTTTTGCATTCGTTAAATTAATTTTTAAAAATGTATTGACTCTGTTCCTAGATACAGACTTTATTATAGATTATGAAAGGAGGGAATCTTATGGGAGTTCTATCAATTAGTAAAGTAGCAAAGCAGGCTAATATAAACCTTGAGACAGTCCGTTATTACGAGAAAAGGGGTCTTATACCTGAACCACCAAGAACAGCAGCGGGATATAGGATGTTTTCTGGAGAGTATGTTGACCGAATCAAGTTTATAAAAAGAGCACAAGAGCTTGGGTTTACACTTGATGAAATATTGCAGCTGTTAAAAATTTCAGAAGGTGGACATGATGCACAGACTGTAAAAGAATTCACATCTGAAAAAATAAGTGAAATTACCGGTAAAATTAATGACTTACAACGAATAAAGGGTACATTGCAAAAGCTATCAGATGAATGTCCAGGGTCTGGTGCACCCTCAAATAAATGCCCCATTATTCAAGATTTAACCAATAACTAATGATATGAATTTTTTAGAGGTCCTAACTTACGAACTAAAACTAAGCGATTTGATAATAATATAAAATGAAATAACGTATGATAATGCTATTTTTAAAAAAATAAATAAAATGGAGGAATTAATATGGCTAATGTAACAAAATCAATGACAGTAAAAGGAATGTCCTGTAATCACTGCGTGAATTCAATCGAAGGTTCCTTAGCGCAACTAAACGGTGTTCAATCGGTTAAAGTAGATCTTAAACAGGAGTTAGTTGATGTATCGTATGACGATGAGGTGGTTAATGCACAAGACATTTATTCGGAAATTGAAGAAATAGGATACGATGTTGTAACATAAAAAGTTTTTGACAGCTGATTCCAAGTTATAGGGGTTAATCAATGTGTAAGGATAGTAATTTAAAATGAATTGTTTATAAATGCTTCATTTGGCTCAGTTAAACAATTCAGAAATACATATTGGTTTTCCCGTTATTTTTAGAAAAGTAAAACTAAAAGGAGGGATAAATCAATGAGTAGCGAAGCTAAAGTTCGTGAATCAATGGATGAACAGGTTTCATTAGGCATTACTGGTATGACGTGTGCTTCATGTGCAACTCGAATCGAAAAAAATCTCTTGAAAATAGATGGGGTTGGTAAGGCAAACGTCAACCTTGCATCCGAAAAGGTTAGTGTTTCTTATAATTCTTCACAAACCTCAGTAGAACAACTAATGGAAAGTGTGAAAAAAACCGGATATGGAGTTCGTGAGGAAAAAACGACATTAGTAATAACCGGTATGACATGTGCGGCATGTGCAACTCGGATAGAAAAAGGACTTAAGAAGGTAGATGGAGTAGTCAATGCGAACGTTAACCTGGCAAGTGAAAAAGCAAGTGTTGAATATATTCCAGGTAAAACAAATGTAGATCAGCTGATTGCTGCTGTGAAAAAAGCAGGATACAGTGCAAAAGTAGCAGGGGATGCTAATGCGGATACAGAAAAAGGAGCACGTGAGAAAGAATATAGAACCCAAAGAAACAAATTCCTATTAGGTGCGTTATTATCGGTGTGGTTTTTACCGCAAATGATTTCTGATCTACAGGTCCAATATGGGTTTGATGTAGGGTTTCAATTTCATATCAATCCTTGGATTCAACTATTATTAGCGACACCCGTACAATTTTATGTGGGCGGTCATTTCTATAAGGACGCATATAATGCACTTAGAGGCGGAAGTGCCAATATGGCCACACTTGTAGCCTTAGGAACATCCGCAGCTTACTTTTATAGCTTAGTTATCACTCTAACTGGAGTAGATGCAGGACTCTATTTTGAAGCTGCAGCCATAATTATTACGTTAATTGTTTTAGGAAAGCTTTTGGAGATTCGGGCAAAAGGACAGACATCAGATGCCATCAAAAAATTGATGGGATTACAGGCGAAAACAGCGCGGGTCATCCGCGATGGAGAGGAAATAGATATTCCAATTGAGGAAGTAGTAGTGGACGATGTCATTTTCGTAAGAGCAGGAGAAAAAATACCGGTAGATGGAGAGATTGTTGAAGGTAGCAGTACGATTGATGAATCGATGCTGACTGGAGAGAGTTTGCCAGTTAGTAAGAATGTTGGTGATCCCGTCATTGGAGCTACAGTCAATAAACATGGTTCATTTAAATTTAAGGCAACTAAAGTAGGAAAAGATACGACACTAGCTCAAATTATTAAACTGGTGGAAGAGGCACAAGGTTCAAAAGCTCCGATTCAGAAACTCGCTGATAAAATCTCAGGTATATTTGTCCCAATTGTTATCATTATTGCGTTAGTAACATTTGCTATTACCTATTTCTTAGTTGGATTTACCCCAGCCCTTATTAGTGCCGTTGCTGTTTTAGTAATTGCCTGCCCTTGTGCACTCGGCTTAGCAACGCCAACAGCTGTAATGGTAGGAACAGGAAAAGGGGCAGAGAGTGGTGTTCTAATTAAAGGTGCAGAACACTTAGAAAGTGCTCATCGTGTAACAACGGTAGTTTTAGATAAAACAGGTACAATAACAAAGGGTGAACCTGAAGTAACGGATATTATTACTACAAAAAACTTTCAAGAAGATGAATTGCTTCGGTTAGCTGGTTCAGCAGAAAGAGGTTCTGAACATCCACTTGGTGAAGCAATTGTAAATGGTGCAAAAGAAAAAGGACTTTCATTAAGTGATCCCACTGATTTTAATGCAATTCCTGGCCATGGTATCGAAGTAAAAGTAGAAGAAATGAAAGTTCTTATTGGTAATAAAAAGCACTTGCAAAAAGAGGGTATTGTGTTTGAATCATTAGTCAAACAAATGGAAGAGCTTGAAGGACAAGGGAAAACAGCCATGCTAATGGCAGTTGACAGTGAGCTTGCTGGGATCATTGCTGTTGCAGATACGGTGAAAGAAACATCTGCCGAAGCGATTGCACAATTAAAAGAAATGGGCATAGAAGTTGCGATGATTACCGGTGATAATCAACGTACAGCCGAAGCGATTGCAAAACAAGTTGGTGTAGATCGCGTATTAGCAGAAGTACTACCGGAAGACAAGTCTGCTGAAGTAGAAAAGCTGAAGCAGGAAGGAAAAGTAGTGGCGATGGTTGGTGATGGCATAAACGATGCTCCCGCCCTTGCTGCTGCACATATCGGAATAGCAATTGGTACAGGAACAGATATTGCGATTGAAGCAGCAGATGTAACCCTTATGCGAGGGGACTTAATAGGTATCGTCGATACCGTTCGACTATCGAAAGCTACCATGCGAAAAATAAGGCAAAACCTATTTTGGGCATTTGCATACAACACGATTCTTATACCAGTTGCAGCATTAGGGTTACTTAATCCAGTTCTTGCAGGAGCTGCAATGGCGTTTAGTTCCGTATCCGTTGTTACCAACACCTTATTCTTACGGAGATGGAAGCCTATCCGAGCAGCATAATAAATGAAGAGAATTTAATTTTGAGGTTACTTGTTAAGGTAGCCTCTTTTTTATGAAGGGAAGATATCAACAATTTGATATCTAGTGGATGAACTGTTTAAAATAATCCTACAGCATAAACAAATTAATGGTTATTTTGTCCGGTTCTAAAATAACTTCAAGAACAGAAGAATAATAGGGATACAGTTCTATCCGCTTTTTTAATATTTACGAAGATTGGTTGTGAGAAGCTACCCGTTACTTTAACTACTAAATTTACA carries:
- a CDS encoding MerR family transcriptional regulator, giving the protein MGVLSISKVAKQANINLETVRYYEKRGLIPEPPRTAAGYRMFSGEYVDRIKFIKRAQELGFTLDEILQLLKISEGGHDAQTVKEFTSEKISEITGKINDLQRIKGTLQKLSDECPGSGAPSNKCPIIQDLTNN
- a CDS encoding DUF2933 domain-containing protein; this translates as MGWETLLLLACPLMMLFCMKGMFSGNKEKETKGNPTQQSDFQSLQIKMADLIEQNHKLTQEVENLKTQTSEDSNIVKLKKA
- a CDS encoding heavy metal translocating P-type ATPase, whose amino-acid sequence is MSSEAKVRESMDEQVSLGITGMTCASCATRIEKNLLKIDGVGKANVNLASEKVSVSYNSSQTSVEQLMESVKKTGYGVREEKTTLVITGMTCAACATRIEKGLKKVDGVVNANVNLASEKASVEYIPGKTNVDQLIAAVKKAGYSAKVAGDANADTEKGAREKEYRTQRNKFLLGALLSVWFLPQMISDLQVQYGFDVGFQFHINPWIQLLLATPVQFYVGGHFYKDAYNALRGGSANMATLVALGTSAAYFYSLVITLTGVDAGLYFEAAAIIITLIVLGKLLEIRAKGQTSDAIKKLMGLQAKTARVIRDGEEIDIPIEEVVVDDVIFVRAGEKIPVDGEIVEGSSTIDESMLTGESLPVSKNVGDPVIGATVNKHGSFKFKATKVGKDTTLAQIIKLVEEAQGSKAPIQKLADKISGIFVPIVIIIALVTFAITYFLVGFTPALISAVAVLVIACPCALGLATPTAVMVGTGKGAESGVLIKGAEHLESAHRVTTVVLDKTGTITKGEPEVTDIITTKNFQEDELLRLAGSAERGSEHPLGEAIVNGAKEKGLSLSDPTDFNAIPGHGIEVKVEEMKVLIGNKKHLQKEGIVFESLVKQMEELEGQGKTAMLMAVDSELAGIIAVADTVKETSAEAIAQLKEMGIEVAMITGDNQRTAEAIAKQVGVDRVLAEVLPEDKSAEVEKLKQEGKVVAMVGDGINDAPALAAAHIGIAIGTGTDIAIEAADVTLMRGDLIGIVDTVRLSKATMRKIRQNLFWAFAYNTILIPVAALGLLNPVLAGAAMAFSSVSVVTNTLFLRRWKPIRAA
- a CDS encoding Na+/H+ antiporter NhaC family protein, translating into MAKKKPKDQNIIEVFSAADPSRSMFLALFITVMITAIIYLFQGLKLKEMTNQFIKGGNKLMVTIVILAVAWPISDVSQDLGLTNLIRTTLGRTLTPVWVAVLIFIVSGAVTYFIGSSWGAWALMMPIVIPLAVTTGGSVPLAVACCFSGGTFGDVTSPVSGMTAMSAGDAQAEHMKYVRAMTPYNILAAGLAAGLFLIIPYFIS
- a CDS encoding PIN/TRAM domain-containing protein — translated: MLKRIFKLFIIVVGGTIGIFLIPDLITAMTGGIMPLWMSYLIGFIILFFTIFWLINSGLNMIHWMEEKLLKVPITNVLFGSFGLILGLVVAFLITSPLKAMSIELVNTVFPISLTILFGYLGYQVGSKKRNDLVNLFLSISNQGEAKNTKVNLESVKELESKLKILDTSVILDGRIEEICKTGFLEGTLLIPQFVLEEVQHIADSSDVIKRNRGRRSLDTLNKIQKEPDIKVEIYEGDFNGIQAVDKFVEIAKLLNGIVVTNDTNLNKICNLHDVKVLSINDLAETLKPVVLPGEKINVQVIKDGKDEKQAIAYLDDGTMIVVEQGRDYLGEYIDVLVTRILQTSAGRMIFAKPII
- the copZ gene encoding copper chaperone CopZ, yielding MANVTKSMTVKGMSCNHCVNSIEGSLAQLNGVQSVKVDLKQELVDVSYDDEVVNAQDIYSEIEEIGYDVVT